One segment of Bradyrhizobium sp. CB2312 DNA contains the following:
- a CDS encoding AsmA family protein — protein MRAVKFAGAAVAAVIIVIALLLVVGVPSGFLTSTIASRVESATGYRLSIDGTTKISVWPTLNVTLNDLTLHDPKDRSGITRLTVDSMQADMSLASVWSGRPKISELVVTHPVLYQPLLRERLPNAGASPKPLALDTGGATIDRVKVTDGEVAFSRLRDRVEGRISAINADAVVDRDRKVNITGTARVGEHPTRFDIKATTPAPPAERPTIPVDFAIDMPDVLKSQLAGHAEMRLNGDIVMINGVSGKLGDGAFNGWASVDIASKPLVKLDLDFQRLAIPLAKSPDGASGRPWSDAPIDVSGLNYVDAQIRLSANEAVIGDARLAPLALDAKLAGGVLKAGTANLGAYGGQVSGEVILDATTGAPSFAMHSDLVGVRALPLLQGLAEFDRIDGKLQAKLALRSAGTSQRALMANMQGTAFVNFQDGAIRGINVAQMIRSLTSGTLSGWQDNQNSNQNSSQEQSTDLSQLSASFRVDKGQAVTTDLNLIGPLVRVTGAGTIALDTKMMGFRVEPKLVMTTEGQGRTNEPVGFGIPVMIQGSWSQPKIYPDMAGMLDNPEAAYAKLREMGKGLFGPDGAGLGNILGSLGLGGATAPGGGNAAGNANPQTQQPGQNNLLGGPLGEAIGSLIQQGLSSGAGTGTATGTGRSRSLPTTPSTPAPQASPAPPALEDPPAAQQDSQPMNDVLRQLFNR, from the coding sequence ATGAGAGCTGTGAAATTCGCCGGCGCGGCGGTGGCCGCCGTCATCATCGTGATCGCACTTCTGCTGGTGGTCGGGGTTCCCTCCGGCTTCCTGACCTCGACGATTGCCTCGCGGGTCGAGAGCGCGACCGGCTATCGCCTGTCGATCGACGGCACTACGAAGATCAGCGTTTGGCCGACGCTGAACGTCACGCTGAACGACCTTACGCTCCACGATCCCAAGGACCGCAGCGGCATCACGCGCCTGACGGTGGATAGCATGCAGGCCGACATGTCGCTGGCCAGCGTATGGTCGGGCCGTCCGAAGATCAGCGAGCTCGTCGTCACCCATCCCGTGCTCTATCAGCCGCTGCTGCGTGAGCGCCTGCCGAATGCCGGCGCCTCGCCGAAGCCGCTCGCGCTCGACACGGGCGGCGCCACCATCGACCGCGTCAAGGTCACCGATGGTGAAGTCGCGTTCTCGCGGCTGCGCGATCGCGTCGAGGGTCGTATCAGCGCCATCAACGCCGATGCCGTCGTCGATCGCGACCGCAAGGTCAACATCACCGGCACCGCGCGCGTCGGCGAGCATCCGACCCGGTTCGACATCAAGGCGACGACGCCGGCGCCGCCGGCCGAGCGGCCAACCATTCCGGTCGATTTCGCCATCGACATGCCCGACGTGCTGAAGTCCCAGCTCGCCGGCCATGCCGAGATGCGGCTGAACGGCGACATCGTGATGATCAACGGCGTGAGCGGCAAACTCGGCGACGGCGCTTTCAACGGCTGGGCTTCCGTCGACATCGCGAGCAAGCCGCTGGTCAAGCTCGATCTCGACTTCCAGCGGCTGGCGATTCCGCTGGCGAAATCGCCTGACGGCGCGTCCGGGCGACCCTGGAGCGATGCACCGATCGACGTCTCCGGGCTCAACTACGTCGATGCGCAAATCAGGCTCTCCGCGAACGAGGCCGTGATCGGCGATGCCCGCCTCGCGCCGCTGGCGCTCGATGCAAAGCTCGCCGGCGGCGTGCTGAAGGCGGGCACCGCCAATCTCGGCGCCTATGGCGGCCAGGTCTCGGGCGAGGTGATCCTGGATGCGACCACCGGCGCGCCGAGCTTTGCCATGCATTCCGACCTCGTCGGCGTGCGCGCGCTGCCGCTGCTCCAGGGCCTTGCCGAATTCGACCGCATCGACGGCAAGCTGCAGGCCAAGCTCGCGCTGCGCAGCGCTGGCACCAGCCAGCGTGCGCTGATGGCGAACATGCAGGGCACGGCCTTCGTCAATTTCCAGGACGGCGCCATCCGCGGCATCAACGTCGCGCAGATGATCCGCTCGCTGACATCGGGCACGCTGTCCGGCTGGCAAGACAACCAGAACAGCAACCAGAACAGCAGCCAGGAGCAGAGCACGGACCTGTCGCAGCTCTCGGCCTCCTTCCGCGTCGACAAGGGCCAGGCGGTGACGACCGACCTCAATCTGATCGGGCCGCTCGTCCGCGTGACCGGCGCCGGCACGATCGCACTCGACACCAAGATGATGGGTTTTCGCGTCGAGCCGAAGCTGGTGATGACGACCGAAGGCCAGGGCCGAACCAACGAGCCGGTCGGCTTCGGCATCCCCGTGATGATCCAGGGCAGCTGGTCGCAGCCGAAGATCTATCCTGACATGGCCGGCATGCTCGACAATCCCGAAGCCGCCTATGCCAAGCTGCGCGAGATGGGCAAGGGCCTGTTCGGCCCCGATGGCGCCGGGCTCGGCAATATCCTGGGCAGCCTCGGCCTCGGCGGCGCGACCGCGCCGGGTGGCGGCAATGCAGCCGGAAATGCCAATCCGCAAACCCAGCAGCCTGGGCAGAACAATCTGCTCGGCGGCCCCTTGGGCGAGGCGATCGGCAGCCTGATCCAGCAGGGGCTTTCCAGCGGTGCCGGAACGGGTACGGCGACGGGCACCGGCCGCAGCCGCAGCCTGCCGACAACACCGTCCACGCCGGCACCGCAGGCCTCGCCCGCACCCCCGGCCCTGGAAGACCCGCCGGCGGCGCAGCAGGACAGCCAGCCCATGAACGATGTGCTGCGGCAGCTCTTCAATCGGTGA
- a CDS encoding Crp/Fnr family transcriptional regulator: protein MSKQAEFAVILKMNAMFADLGADELQRLSNLCHTQHLDNGEVLFQKGDPGDALFGVRRGQVRIETGASDGSRLTLNFMGPGDLFGEVAVLDGQSRTADATAGEASELFVLRREDFLGFLEREPKVAIKIIALLCQRIRWQSERMEESMLQPLPVRLARRLCALAADFGSEVHISQEQLGVFVGAARESVNRQLQAWRKEAILDLQRGRILLRNMTKLTAIARNE from the coding sequence ATGAGCAAGCAGGCCGAATTTGCGGTCATCCTGAAGATGAACGCGATGTTCGCCGACCTCGGCGCGGACGAGCTCCAGCGGCTGTCCAATCTCTGCCACACCCAGCATCTGGACAACGGCGAGGTGCTGTTCCAGAAGGGCGATCCCGGCGATGCGCTGTTCGGCGTGCGCCGCGGCCAGGTCCGTATCGAGACCGGCGCATCCGACGGCAGCCGGCTGACGCTGAATTTCATGGGGCCGGGCGATCTGTTCGGCGAGGTCGCGGTGCTGGACGGCCAGAGCCGCACGGCGGACGCGACCGCGGGCGAGGCCAGCGAATTGTTCGTGCTGCGGCGCGAGGATTTCCTCGGCTTCCTCGAGCGCGAGCCCAAGGTCGCGATCAAGATCATCGCGCTCTTGTGCCAGCGCATTCGCTGGCAGAGCGAGCGCATGGAGGAATCCATGTTGCAGCCGCTGCCGGTACGGCTGGCACGGCGGCTCTGCGCCCTCGCCGCTGATTTCGGCTCCGAGGTGCACATCTCGCAGGAGCAGCTCGGCGTCTTCGTCGGCGCCGCCCGCGAGAGCGTCAATCGCCAGCTCCAGGCCTGGCGCAAGGAAGCGATCCTCGATCTCCAGCGCGGACGGATCTTGCTGAGGAACATGACCAAGCTGACGGCGATCGCGCGGAACGAGTAG
- a CDS encoding type II toxin-antitoxin system RelE/ParE family toxin translates to MILLSPAALEDIERLRSFLDAVNPDAATRALQLIWKAIDRLSEFPSLGKPTHEDSIRQIVIRFGSSGYIVRYVIIAESGDILITRLWQGREERT, encoded by the coding sequence ATGATCCTGCTTTCGCCGGCCGCTCTTGAGGATATCGAGCGGCTGCGAAGCTTCCTTGACGCAGTTAATCCCGACGCGGCCACACGTGCCTTGCAATTGATCTGGAAGGCCATCGATCGGCTGTCGGAGTTTCCATCCCTTGGCAAGCCGACGCACGAGGACAGCATCCGCCAAATTGTTATCCGGTTCGGTTCATCCGGTTACATCGTGCGGTACGTCATTATTGCCGAGTCGGGCGACATTCTCATCACGCGGCTCTGGCAAGGTCGTGAGGAGCGCACTTAG
- a CDS encoding efflux RND transporter permease subunit gives MALNISAWSIRNPLPSVVFSIILLILGWVSFTKLAVTRLPSADIPVISVAVSQFGAAPAELESQVTKTIEDAVSGVEGVRHITSSITDGLSLTTIQFALETNTDRALNDVKDAVTRVRSNLPQNVTEPLIQRVDVIGLPIVTYAAIAPGKTPEQLSYFVDDVVKRALQGVRGVAQVERIGGVEREILVSLDPDRLQAMGLTAVNVSQSLRGTNVDVAGGRAEIGKNDQAIRTLAGAKTLSDLAGTMIPLFGGGEVRLDDLGTVTDTIADRRTFARFNGEPVVALGIKRSKGASDVVVAAAVQKRIDALKAAYPEVDLKLIDTSVEFTKGNYEAAISTLFEGAILAVVIVLLFLRDLRATIIAAISLPLSIFPAFWVMDILGFSLNLVSFLAITLSTGILVDDAIVEIENIVRHMNMGKSPYRAALEAADEIGLAVIAISLTIIAIFAPASFMSGIAGQFFKQFGITVSVQVFFSLLAARFVTPMLAAYFLKHHAHNEPPPGRILRTYHSIVSWSVKHYFITVLIGFGIFAASIWSITLLPQGFLPAQDSARSLLALELPPGTQLAYTEKVTEDIVARLRKRPEVKSIFVDGGRVPPGTQEVRRAALIINYTPKNDRDITQRELEFSISQELENVPDIRFWFLDENGLRAISLVVTGVDANIVNNVASELATQMKRIPTISNVISETALERPELRIEPRADLAARLGVSTESLSQTIRVATIGDVGPALAKFDVGDRLVPIRVQLEDAARGNLKTLEQLRVPLGEHGEKGGVPLSVIADVKLDQGPTSINRYDRERQATVAADLVGSAALGDATKKIYELPVMKSLPKGVKVSPSGDAESLNELSDGFATAITAGLMMVYAVLVLLFGTFLQPITILFSLPLSIGGAIAALLVTGKQLTTPVWIGILMLMGIVTKNAIMLVEFAIEAINGGKPRDEAMIDAGMKRARPIVMTTIAMAAGMMPSALAVGAGGEFRSPMALAVIGGLIFSTILSLVFVPAMFMVMDDLGALIWRFGKRLIVHSEDAETDNHHGAASADAAPAPKNIVHPAAE, from the coding sequence ATGGCTCTCAATATTTCGGCATGGTCGATCCGTAATCCGCTGCCGTCGGTGGTCTTTTCGATCATCCTTCTGATTCTCGGCTGGGTCTCCTTCACCAAGCTCGCGGTGACGCGGCTGCCCTCGGCCGACATTCCCGTGATCTCGGTTGCGGTCTCGCAGTTCGGGGCGGCGCCCGCCGAGCTCGAATCCCAGGTCACCAAGACCATTGAAGACGCGGTCTCGGGCGTCGAGGGCGTGCGGCATATCACCTCGTCGATCACCGACGGCCTGTCGCTGACCACGATCCAGTTCGCGCTGGAGACCAACACCGACCGCGCTCTCAACGACGTCAAGGACGCAGTGACGCGCGTGCGCTCCAACCTGCCCCAGAACGTCACCGAGCCGCTGATCCAGCGCGTCGACGTGATCGGCCTGCCGATCGTCACCTACGCCGCGATCGCACCCGGCAAGACGCCGGAGCAGCTGTCTTATTTCGTCGACGACGTGGTCAAGCGCGCGCTGCAAGGCGTGCGCGGCGTCGCCCAGGTCGAGCGCATCGGCGGTGTCGAGCGCGAGATCCTGGTTTCGCTCGATCCCGACCGGCTCCAGGCGATGGGACTCACCGCCGTCAATGTCAGCCAGAGCCTGCGCGGCACCAATGTCGACGTCGCCGGCGGCCGCGCCGAGATCGGCAAGAACGACCAGGCGATCCGCACCCTGGCCGGCGCCAAGACTCTGAGCGACCTCGCCGGCACCATGATCCCGCTGTTCGGCGGCGGCGAGGTCCGGCTCGACGATCTCGGCACCGTCACCGACACCATCGCCGACCGCCGCACCTTCGCCCGCTTCAACGGCGAGCCGGTGGTCGCACTCGGCATCAAGCGCTCCAAGGGCGCCAGCGACGTGGTGGTCGCCGCCGCCGTGCAGAAGCGCATCGACGCGCTCAAGGCCGCCTATCCCGAGGTCGACCTCAAGCTGATCGACACCTCGGTCGAATTCACCAAGGGCAATTACGAGGCGGCGATCTCGACCCTGTTCGAAGGCGCCATCCTCGCCGTCGTCATCGTGCTGCTGTTCCTGCGCGATTTGCGCGCGACCATCATCGCCGCGATCTCGCTGCCGCTGTCGATCTTCCCGGCGTTCTGGGTGATGGACATCCTCGGCTTCTCGCTCAACCTCGTCAGCTTCCTCGCCATCACGCTGTCGACAGGTATCCTGGTCGACGACGCCATCGTCGAGATCGAGAACATCGTGCGGCACATGAACATGGGCAAGTCGCCCTATCGTGCCGCACTGGAAGCCGCCGACGAGATCGGCCTCGCCGTGATCGCGATCTCGCTCACCATCATCGCGATCTTCGCGCCTGCGAGCTTCATGTCGGGCATCGCCGGACAGTTCTTCAAGCAGTTCGGCATCACCGTCTCGGTGCAGGTGTTCTTCTCGCTGCTCGCCGCGCGTTTCGTGACGCCGATGCTGGCGGCCTACTTCCTCAAGCATCACGCGCACAACGAGCCGCCGCCCGGCCGTATCCTGCGGACCTACCACAGCATCGTGTCGTGGTCGGTGAAGCACTATTTCATCACCGTGCTGATCGGCTTCGGCATCTTCGCCGCCTCGATCTGGAGCATCACGCTGCTGCCGCAAGGCTTCCTGCCGGCGCAGGACAGCGCGCGCTCGCTGCTTGCCCTCGAGCTGCCGCCTGGCACCCAGCTCGCCTACACCGAAAAGGTCACCGAGGACATCGTCGCGCGCCTGCGCAAGCGGCCCGAGGTGAAGAGCATCTTCGTCGACGGCGGCCGCGTGCCGCCGGGGACCCAGGAAGTCCGGCGCGCCGCCCTGATCATCAACTACACGCCCAAGAACGACCGCGACATCACCCAGCGCGAGCTCGAATTCTCGATCAGCCAGGAGCTGGAGAACGTTCCCGACATCCGCTTCTGGTTCCTGGACGAGAACGGCCTGCGCGCGATCTCGCTGGTCGTGACCGGCGTCGACGCCAACATCGTCAACAACGTCGCGAGCGAGCTTGCGACGCAGATGAAGCGGATTCCGACCATCTCCAACGTGATCTCGGAAACCGCACTGGAGCGGCCCGAGTTGCGCATCGAGCCGCGCGCCGATCTCGCCGCGCGTCTCGGCGTCTCCACGGAAAGCCTGTCGCAGACGATCCGTGTCGCCACCATTGGCGACGTCGGACCCGCACTCGCCAAGTTCGACGTCGGCGACCGCCTGGTGCCGATCCGCGTACAGCTCGAGGACGCCGCGCGCGGCAATCTCAAGACGCTGGAGCAGTTGCGCGTGCCGCTCGGCGAGCACGGCGAGAAGGGCGGCGTACCGCTCTCGGTGATCGCCGACGTCAAGCTCGACCAGGGCCCGACCAGCATCAACCGCTACGATCGTGAGCGGCAGGCCACCGTCGCCGCCGACCTCGTCGGCTCCGCAGCGCTCGGCGATGCCACCAAGAAGATCTACGAACTGCCGGTGATGAAGAGCCTGCCGAAGGGCGTGAAGGTCTCACCGTCCGGCGATGCCGAAAGCCTCAACGAACTATCCGACGGCTTTGCCACCGCGATCACGGCCGGCCTGATGATGGTTTACGCGGTGCTGGTGCTGCTGTTCGGCACTTTCCTGCAACCGATCACCATCCTGTTCTCGCTGCCGCTGTCGATCGGCGGCGCGATCGCGGCCCTGCTCGTCACCGGCAAGCAGCTGACGACGCCGGTCTGGATCGGCATCCTGATGCTGATGGGCATCGTCACCAAGAACGCCATCATGCTGGTGGAGTTCGCGATCGAGGCGATCAACGGCGGCAAGCCGCGCGACGAGGCGATGATCGACGCCGGCATGAAGCGCGCCCGTCCGATCGTGATGACCACGATCGCGATGGCCGCCGGCATGATGCCGAGCGCGCTCGCGGTCGGCGCCGGCGGCGAGTTCCGCTCGCCGATGGCGCTCGCGGTGATCGGCGGCCTGATCTTCTCGACCATCCTGTCGCTGGTGTTCGTGCCCGCGATGTTCATGGTGATGGACGATCTCGGCGCGCTGATCTGGCGCTTCGGCAAACGGCTGATCGTGCACAGCGAGGATGCCGAGACGGATAATCATCACGGGGCCGCATCGGCGGATGCGGCGCCGGCGCCGAAGAACATCGTGCACCCGGCGGCGGAGTAG
- a CDS encoding efflux RND transporter periplasmic adaptor subunit — protein sequence MNVSEYLKPAGTVLFVVVLGVGYYLFEHRHRPEAKETPGEALVIVTKSTNACFSDLVRVTGFFVPRREAVVVADQEGSRVTDVFVTEGTVVTENQELARLTPPPQIPGQPQRPGPQGPISLKAPAPGLVTEVRTIVGAPASPQAGPMFRIAVNNEIELDAQVPAVHMPKLSPGATVRISRDDAPDLIGRVRLVAPEIDRATQLGRVRISVTNNPSLKVGVFARASIDAKRSCGVAVPKTAIDHLTVQVVKGNIVETRKVRVGLTSDTATEILEGLEVGEIVVADAGSSLHDGDQIKTMFADELDRTRVR from the coding sequence ATGAACGTCTCCGAATATCTCAAACCTGCCGGAACCGTGTTGTTCGTCGTCGTGCTCGGTGTCGGCTATTATCTGTTCGAGCATCGGCATCGCCCCGAGGCGAAGGAAACCCCGGGCGAGGCGCTCGTCATCGTGACGAAGTCAACCAATGCCTGCTTCTCCGACCTCGTGCGGGTGACCGGCTTCTTCGTGCCGCGCCGCGAGGCCGTGGTCGTCGCCGACCAGGAAGGCTCCAGGGTCACCGACGTCTTCGTCACCGAAGGCACTGTCGTCACCGAGAACCAGGAGCTGGCCCGCCTGACGCCGCCGCCGCAGATCCCGGGGCAACCGCAGCGGCCTGGCCCGCAAGGCCCGATCTCGCTGAAGGCGCCCGCGCCGGGCCTCGTCACCGAGGTCCGCACCATCGTCGGCGCGCCCGCCTCGCCGCAGGCCGGCCCGATGTTCCGCATCGCCGTCAACAACGAGATCGAACTGGATGCGCAGGTCCCGGCCGTGCACATGCCCAAGCTCAGCCCGGGCGCTACGGTGCGCATCAGCCGCGACGACGCGCCCGATCTGATCGGCCGGGTCCGGCTGGTTGCGCCCGAGATCGATCGCGCCACCCAGCTTGGCCGCGTCCGCATCAGCGTCACCAACAATCCTTCGCTGAAGGTCGGCGTATTCGCCCGCGCCTCCATCGATGCCAAGCGAAGCTGCGGCGTCGCGGTTCCCAAGACCGCGATCGACCATCTCACCGTGCAGGTCGTCAAAGGCAACATTGTCGAGACGCGCAAGGTGCGGGTCGGGTTGACGTCCGACACCGCGACGGAAATCCTGGAAGGTCTCGAGGTCGGCGAGATCGTCGTGGCCGATGCCGGCTCTTCGCTGCATGACGGCGACCAGATCAAGACCATGTTCGCCGATGAACTCGATCGCACGCGGGTACGCTGA
- a CDS encoding OmpA family protein — protein sequence MRFAAKGLTAILSVMAIGAAMSLPAAPAFAGEDGNSKNVTEDEIVRALAPPPKKPLTRGLSIGAPQADPAPNAAETKLIQSVRGRSTRSLSSTEREEIASVAKDKPNIDLEITFDYNSANISAKSLPSVQALGRALTSADLKGSTFVVAGHTDAAGSEAYNQDLSERRADSIKRYLIEKYSISATDLVTVGYGKSKLKDPSQPMAEVNRRVQVVNMENKATASK from the coding sequence ATGAGATTTGCTGCAAAAGGACTTACCGCGATCCTGTCGGTTATGGCGATCGGCGCCGCGATGTCGTTGCCGGCCGCACCCGCGTTCGCCGGCGAGGACGGCAACAGCAAGAACGTCACCGAGGACGAGATCGTCCGCGCGCTGGCACCGCCGCCGAAGAAGCCGCTGACCCGCGGCCTCTCCATCGGCGCTCCGCAGGCAGACCCCGCGCCGAACGCGGCGGAGACCAAGCTGATCCAGTCCGTGCGCGGCCGCTCGACCCGCTCGCTGTCGTCGACCGAGCGCGAGGAAATCGCTTCGGTCGCCAAGGACAAGCCGAACATCGATCTCGAGATCACGTTCGATTACAACTCCGCCAATATCAGTGCCAAGTCGCTGCCTTCGGTGCAGGCGCTCGGCCGCGCGCTGACCAGCGCCGACCTGAAGGGCTCGACCTTCGTGGTCGCCGGCCACACCGACGCCGCCGGCAGCGAGGCCTACAACCAGGACCTGTCGGAGCGCCGCGCGGACTCGATCAAGCGCTACCTGATCGAAAAGTACAGCATCTCCGCGACCGACCTCGTCACCGTCGGCTACGGCAAGAGCAAGCTGAAGGATCCGAGCCAGCCGATGGCGGAGGTCAACCGCCGCGTGCAGGTCGTCAACATGGAAAACAAGGCCACCGCATCGAAGTGA
- a CDS encoding caspase family protein has translation MKIRFLVLLSLLISLVPATPSLAAGDRYALVIGNAKYPDADAPLKEPINDAHDVADELKRDGFSVEIGENLTGDGMRRAFDKLYGKIKPGSVALVFFSGFGIQSARQSYMLPVDAQIWTESDVRRDGFSLETVLGELNTRGAGVKIALIDASRRNPFERRFRSFSAGLTPVIAPNGTLVMYSAALASVVSDAGGDHSLFVQELLKEIRVPDLMAEETLNRTKMGVTRASRGEQVPWISSSLAEDFSFIPGAGGSRPTTTPPPAPPAPPVVANNPPPAPPAPPSPPPPPKPADTVAAPAPAPAPPPAPAPAPSPKPQVEAALPPPPPPVKPAETTPAPSVDSGPSAAALAEDPTIKGLTAKIAANPDDVNALYRRGQVYASKGAYNLAIKDFDDTLRINSKDVEALNNRCWTRTVVGDLQGALKDCNEALRLRPNFVDALDSRGLVNLKSGAVKNAIADFDAALRINPRLTSSLYGRGLAKQRNGSAQEGALDIANAKAMDPNIVQEFASYGVR, from the coding sequence ATGAAAATTCGCTTTCTTGTTCTTCTGTCTCTCCTCATTTCGCTTGTCCCGGCTACGCCATCCCTGGCCGCCGGCGACCGCTACGCGCTGGTCATCGGCAACGCCAAATATCCGGATGCGGATGCCCCGCTGAAGGAACCGATCAACGATGCGCACGACGTCGCCGACGAGCTCAAGCGCGACGGCTTTTCCGTGGAGATCGGCGAGAACCTGACCGGCGACGGCATGCGCCGCGCCTTCGACAAGCTGTACGGCAAGATCAAGCCCGGGTCGGTGGCGCTGGTGTTCTTCAGCGGGTTCGGCATCCAGTCGGCGCGCCAGAGCTACATGCTGCCGGTTGACGCGCAGATCTGGACCGAATCCGACGTGCGCCGCGACGGTTTCAGCCTCGAGACCGTGCTAGGCGAGCTCAACACCCGCGGCGCCGGCGTCAAGATCGCGCTGATCGATGCCTCCAGGCGCAACCCGTTCGAGCGCCGGTTCCGCAGCTTCTCTGCTGGCCTCACGCCCGTCATCGCACCGAACGGCACGCTGGTGATGTATTCGGCGGCGCTGGCTTCGGTGGTATCGGACGCCGGTGGCGACCACAGCCTGTTCGTGCAGGAACTGCTCAAGGAGATCCGCGTCCCCGACCTGATGGCCGAGGAGACGCTGAACCGCACCAAGATGGGTGTCACCCGCGCCTCGCGCGGCGAGCAGGTACCGTGGATATCCTCTTCCCTGGCCGAAGACTTCTCGTTCATTCCGGGCGCCGGCGGCTCGCGTCCGACAACGACGCCACCGCCCGCGCCTCCCGCTCCGCCCGTCGTCGCCAACAACCCGCCGCCGGCACCACCCGCGCCGCCCTCACCACCTCCGCCGCCGAAGCCGGCCGACACGGTTGCAGCGCCCGCGCCTGCTCCTGCGCCTCCCCCCGCGCCCGCACCGGCCCCCTCGCCGAAGCCGCAGGTCGAGGCCGCCCTGCCCCCGCCTCCACCGCCGGTGAAGCCGGCCGAGACAACCCCCGCCCCGAGCGTGGATAGCGGGCCGAGCGCGGCCGCCCTGGCTGAGGACCCCACCATCAAGGGCCTGACCGCCAAGATCGCGGCCAACCCAGACGACGTGAACGCGCTGTATCGGCGCGGCCAGGTCTATGCCAGCAAGGGCGCCTACAACCTCGCCATCAAGGATTTCGACGACACGCTGCGGATCAACTCGAAGGACGTCGAGGCGCTGAACAACCGCTGCTGGACCCGCACCGTGGTCGGCGACCTCCAGGGCGCGCTGAAGGATTGCAACGAGGCGCTGCGGCTGCGGCCGAACTTCGTCGATGCGCTGGACAGCCGGGGGCTCGTCAACCTCAAATCGGGCGCGGTCAAGAACGCCATCGCCGATTTCGATGCGGCCTTGCGGATCAACCCGCGCCTGACCTCCTCGCTCTACGGCCGCGGGCTCGCCAAGCAGCGCAACGGCTCGGCCCAGGAAGGCGCGCTCGACATCGCCAATGCCAAGGCGATGGACCCGAACATCGTTCAGGAATTCGCAAGCTACGGAGTACGCTAG
- a CDS encoding N-acyl homoserine lactonase family protein: MGNAYEIYALRYATMSPRTPNMNFLAPDPHDSAAQDLDYFVWLIRGQGRDILVDTGFNAEEASARARKLTLNPVDALERFGVAASAIRDIIVTHLHYDHAGNLDRFPNARFHLQEREMAYATGRCMCNGLLRHPFTVEHVTQMVRHVYGERVTFYSGDGEVAPGVTVHRVGGHSDGLQVVKVETARGPVVLASDAAHYYANLQRRSPFPIVYNVGDMAAGWETIERLAGHPDRFIPGHDPIVTEIYPRASDKVDAWALHLPPTRSFAK; the protein is encoded by the coding sequence ATGGGAAACGCCTACGAAATCTACGCGCTGCGCTATGCGACGATGTCGCCTCGCACCCCCAACATGAATTTTTTGGCGCCCGACCCGCATGACAGCGCGGCGCAGGACCTCGACTATTTCGTCTGGCTGATCCGGGGGCAGGGCCGCGACATCCTGGTTGATACCGGCTTCAATGCCGAGGAGGCGAGCGCGCGGGCGCGCAAGCTGACGCTGAATCCGGTCGATGCGCTGGAGCGCTTTGGTGTCGCTGCCTCAGCCATTCGCGACATCATCGTGACGCATCTGCATTACGATCACGCCGGCAATCTCGACCGCTTCCCGAACGCGCGCTTTCATCTCCAGGAGCGCGAGATGGCTTACGCGACCGGCCGCTGCATGTGCAACGGCCTGCTGCGACATCCGTTCACGGTCGAGCACGTCACGCAGATGGTGCGCCATGTCTATGGCGAGCGCGTCACGTTCTATTCCGGCGACGGCGAGGTTGCGCCCGGCGTCACCGTGCATCGTGTCGGCGGCCATTCGGACGGCTTGCAGGTGGTCAAGGTCGAGACCGCGCGCGGGCCGGTGGTGCTGGCGTCCGACGCCGCGCATTACTACGCCAATCTCCAGCGCCGGAGCCCGTTCCCGATCGTCTACAATGTCGGCGACATGGCGGCAGGCTGGGAAACGATCGAGCGTCTCGCCGGGCATCCTGATCGATTCATTCCCGGTCACGATCCGATCGTGACGGAAATCTATCCGCGCGCCAGCGACAAGGTCGATGCCTGGGCGCTGCATCTGCCGCCAACGCGGTCGTTTGCGAAATGA